The following proteins are co-located in the Hevea brasiliensis isolate MT/VB/25A 57/8 chromosome 11, ASM3005281v1, whole genome shotgun sequence genome:
- the LOC131170622 gene encoding uncharacterized protein LOC131170622 — MKTIMRKRFVPSHYYRELHQRLQRLTQGSKSVEDYHKEMEIAMIRANVEEDREATMARFLNWLNKEIAHIVELHHYVELEDMVHMAMKVERQLKSKSKFGGNAGTSSSWKSNWKKEDREKAFSNYKKNEDKDKEKKVEKKFVESKGKEVATTTRNRDVKCFRCLGSGHIASQCPSKRAMVMRENGEIETDEEIVSDSTSSGEEDAEVEYAAEGSALVIMRALNTQVKEDVGDELQRETIFHTRCLIQDKACSVIIDGGSCANVASTILVQRLRLRTSKHPRPYKLQWLNECGEVKVTKRVLISFAIGKYQDEVMCDVVPMQAGHLLLGRPWQFDRKVIHDGYKNRYSFEMNGRKIILAPMTPKQIYEDQTRLKQAMGEEKSRVAEKRAEKKRRSEKKLSENVVSEQDKGGCEERKESKENIPRVLEKGESSAQKESCAERGERKLSLYAKGRDVRNAMFANKQMLLIVFKDSCLSTSDLDPNLPSVVVSLLQEYEDVLPEEMPAGLPPIRGIEHQIDFVPGAVIPNRPAYRSNPEETKELQRQVEELLAKGYVRESMSPCAVPVLLVPKKDGTWRMCVDCRAVNKITVKYRHPIPRLDDMLDELCGACVFTKIDLKSGYHQIRMKVGDEWKTAFKTKHGLYEWLVMPFGLTNAPSTFMRLMNHVLRAFIGKFVVVYFDDILVYSRGMNEHMHHLRAVFDVLRKEKLYTNLKKCSFCMEKVVFLGFVISANGVEVDDEKIRAIRDWPIPKTASEVRSFHGLASFYRRFIKNFSTIAAPLNDLVKKNVNFVWEQKQDDAFHKIKDMLCSAPVLALPDFSKTFEIECDASGIGIGAVLMQEKRPIAYFSEKLNGAALNYSTYDKELYALVRALETWQHFLWPKQFVIPTDHESLNHIKGQNKLSRRHAKWVEFLETFPYVIQYKHGKENVVADALSRRYNLLALL, encoded by the coding sequence atgaaaactataatgaggaagagatttgttcctagtcattactatagagagctacatcagaggttacaaagattgactcaaggttctaaaagtgttgaagattatcataaagaaatggaaattgctatgattagagcaaatgtggaggaggatagagaagccaccatggctagattcttgaattgGCTAAataaggagattgctcatattgttgagttacatcactatgttgagttggaggatatggtccacatggctatgaaggtagaaaggcaacttaaaagcaagtcaaaatttggaggaaatgcaggtacttcttcatcttggaagtctaactggaagaaggaggatagggaaaaggcttttagcaactataagaaaaatgaggataaggataaggaaaagaaggtggagaagaaatttgtagaaagtaaaggaaaggaggttgcaactactacccgaaatagagatgtgaagtgttttaggtgtttgggcagtggacacatagcttctcaatgccctagcAAGAGAgccatggtcatgagagaaaatggtgagatagaaacagatgaggaaattgtgagtgattccacatcttcaggggaggaggatgcagaggtagaatatgctgctgaaggaagtgctctagtgattatgagagcattaaatactcaagtaaaggaggatgttggtgatgaattgcaaagagaaacaatttttcatacaaggtgtcttatccaagacaaagcttgtagtgtcatcattgatgggggaagttgtgccaatgttgctagtactattttggtgcagagattaaggttgaggacttcgaaacaccctagaccctataaattgcagtggttgaatgaatgtggtgaggtgaaagtaacaaaacgagtgctgatttcctttgcaataggaaagtatcaagatgaggttatgtgtgacgtggttccaatgcaagctggccatttattacttggccgaccatggcaatttgatagaaaggtgatccacgatgggtataaaaataggtattcttttgaaatgaatggaaggaaaatcattttggcacctatgacaccaaaacagatttatgaagaccaaacaaggcttaagcaagcaatgggtgaggaaaaatcaagagtggccgaaaagagagcagagaagaaaagaaggagtgaaaagaaattgagtgaaaatgttgtgagtgagcaagacaagggtggttgtgaggaaagaaaagagagtaaagaaaacattccaagagtgcttgaaaaaggtgaatcttcggcgcaaaaggagagctgtgcggaaagaggggagagaaaattaagcttgtatgctaaaggaagagatgtgaggaatgccatgtttgccaacaagcaaatgttattaattgtgtttaaggactcttgtttatccacatctgaccttgaccccaatttgcctagtgttgttgtctcccttttgcaggaatatgaggatgtactacctgaggagatgccagctggactaccacctattcgagggattgagcaccagattgattttgtacctggagcagttattcccaaccgtccagcctatagaagtaaccctgaagaaaccaaagaattacaaaggcaagttgaggaattgctagctaagggatatgtgagagaaagtatgagcccttgtgctgtacccgtccttttggtaccaaagaaagatggcacatggcgcatgtgtgtggattgtagggcggtcaacaaaatcactgtaaagtatcgccatcctatacctagattggatgatatgttggatgaactttgtggtgcttgtgtttttaccaaaattgacttgaaaagtggatatcatcaaattcgcatgaaagtaggtgatgaatggaagactgcatttaaaacaaaacatggactatatgagtggttagtgatgccttttgggctaactaatgctcctagcacttttatgagattgatgaatcatgtgttgcgtgcttttattggaaaatttgttgttgtttattttgatgatatattggtttacagtagaggcatgaatgaacatatgcatcatttaagggctgtattcgatgtgttaagaaaggaaaaattatatactaacttgaagaaatgttcattttgcatggaaaaggttgtctttttaggatttgtcattagtgctaatggtgttgaagttgatgatgaaaaaattagagctattagagactggcccattccaaagactgcatctgaagtacgtagttttcatggactagctagtttctatagaagatttattaagaattttagtaccattgcagcaccattgaatgatcttgtcaaaaagaatgttaattttgtttgggaacagaaacaagatgatgcttttcacaaaattaaagacatgttatgttccgctcctgtgttggctttacctgatttttctaaaacttttgagattgagtgtgacgcatcaggaataggtattggagccgttttaatgcaggaaaagagaccaatagcatactttagtgagaagcttaatggagcagctttaaactattctacatatgacaaggagttgtatgcattggtacgtgccttggaaacatggcaacattt